A single genomic interval of Sceloporus undulatus isolate JIND9_A2432 ecotype Alabama chromosome 2, SceUnd_v1.1, whole genome shotgun sequence harbors:
- the DDIT3 gene encoding DNA damage-inducible transcript 3 protein, which produces MMAESLPFSVGTPVPTWDLESWYEDLQEVLSLDVTSRTDPPDVGGQELEEFSLDSTALLWNLETSDPLEPSGGTVTGACELEPDLTTELLELLGEEPTAAPESDSSHSSPPQTGTDDDEVSTSRKRKRSGQPQGGKRQCGREREQQNEHRVAELMAQNEHLQREIERLSAEVEATRAALIQRMVSLKN; this is translated from the exons ATGATGGCAGAGTCACTGCCCTTCTCTGTGGGTACCCCTGTGCCCACCTGGGACCTGGAGTCCTGGTATGAAGACTTGCAGGAGGTGCTCTCCTTGGATGTAACCAGCAGGACAGACCCCCCAGACGTTGGGGGGCAGGAATTG GAGGAGTTTAGCCTTGACAGTACAGCTCTGCTGTGGAACCTGGAAACTTCAGACCCTCTGGAACCCAGTGGAGGCACAGTGACTGGAGCCTGTGAGCTGGAACCTGATCTCACAACTGAACTCCTGGAACTGCTAGGTGAGGAGCCCACAGCAGCCCCAGAGTCAGACTCTAGCCACAGCTCCCCTCCCCAGACTGGAACAGATGATGATGAGGTGTCTACCAGTCGGAAGAGGAAGCGGAGTGGACAGCCCCAGGGGGGCAAGAGGcagtgtgggagagagagagagcagcagaaTGAGCACAGGGTGGCTGAGCTAATGGCCCAAAATGAGCACCTCCAGCGAGAAATAGAGCGTTTGAGTGCAGAGGTGGAAGCCACCAGAGCAGCCCTCATCCAGCGAATGGTGAGCCTAAAGAATTGA